From Xyrauchen texanus isolate HMW12.3.18 chromosome 15, RBS_HiC_50CHRs, whole genome shotgun sequence:
TGTGGGGTTGGTTCAACTTTGCATATGTCTCTGTCAATGATTTGATTGGACAGCAGAGTCATTTCACTTTGGAATGTGACTGAATTTCACTGTCCACTCTCCGGTTGTCCaagctttttttttaacttcttaaatttgtttttcctgttcttctttttcatttgttttttcttctcaAATTGGCTCCCTCCTTTCTTCTCCTTCACTACCTCTTTCTTTGCATTTCCATTCACTTCTTTGACTTGCTTTTTGTTGAATTTCTCACTCTTTGAAGCTTCTCCCTCAAACTTGGCAATTTTGGCCTTTTTGGGGCCCTCAGATTTTGTACTGAATGGCTTTATGCCAGTCTTTTTCCCCATGATGGGCGGCTTAGattttttctgttttaatttcTGCTTTTTGCTTGAGGGGGTTTTCACAGTTAAAGTGGACTTCTGCTCCATAGATTCAGGCTTTTGCATCTTCACTGATGAGGCTGTGGTTTCCATTTTTGTAGATTCTACTTCATTATctacagaaaaaaagaagaattaaAATCAGAAACAAAATCCATATTACCCTATATCTCCAGAAAACAAAGGTTGTTGCTGGAAGAGGAGatagtgaggccagcagggggagCTCACCCTGTGTGGGTCTCAACACCCCAGtgtagtgacagggacactatactgtagaaaaggcaccgtccttcggatgagacattaaacctaggtcctgattctctgtggtcattaaaaaaaatatcagggCATTTATCGCAAAAAGGGTGTAACCCCAGGGCCCTTATGATTCattgcctcctaataatctccttCCATAAATTGGCTCCATCTCTcttctctccaccaatagctggtgtgtggtgaacaTACTGGTGCACCATGGCTGCCATTGCATCATCagggtggatgctgcacactggtggtagtGGAGGAGATTTTCCTGATCTCTATGTAAATTGCTTGGTGTATAGTTTTAAAAAAGAGCTATACAAGTGTGCAGGAGGGGGGAGAAGGATGAGAAATGAGATTGGAAGTGTTTTAGAAGCTACTTTAAAACTTAAGCTAGCCAAGCTAAAAGCTATTTTCACTTTAAAGTAGTTGAACTACAATCAAACAAGAAACTAACAAAGCTAGCCAACTACATTGAAGTTAATTAAAGCggcaatacaattttaaatgtatatcaaACTAATAATGCCATTTATAACTCAACGAGAGCCATGTTTTTGGCACAAAAACAATGGTGATTCTTGAATGgatgaaaaaaatctgcattaaACAGCATTAAACTTGAACACATtaatttacactaaatataacaataacaaaaaactaCAATACGTCCTTATTTATAAAACAGTGTTGAAAACAAAATACAGCTCAATATTTCACTATTAAAAACTCCTGCAACACAGGGACTTATATCAATGAATATATGGTATATGTCCAAACGAACCAATTCACTAAATTAAAATTTCCAACACTACATATGACAGAGAGGGCAGTTGAGATGTTGAGGAGAGTGTTCatagcattaaaaaaacaaaatgttaaaatgagttactggaaaagctacacaaAGCTGCTTAACTACAGTCATGCATCAGAAAAAGTGTAATTAAGTTAGAGAAGTTGCTAGTACACATACACAGTTGTGTTTGTCTCATGGTTTTAGGGTCACGATTTTGGTACGGTTTGGTCTTTTTTTTGGATTTGGCAGAGGTATTTCTTTTCTGAACAAAGTAAGAATAATCAATTAGGTAAAATACAGGTTTGCCCTTATGAAAAATAACCATGATATTACTTCAGTAACAATAGTTTAACCATATATTTTTAGTAAAACCATAGAAACCACAAAATGATCCATGGTTCATACAGTCATGTTTATTACAACACTACCAcagatttactgtagtaaaaccaagtgcagaaatgttttattttaaaaaggtgTAGAGCAAAATATATTTGCCAATGAACCCCCCAGGcactttagttattgttttatgtttgtctGAATAAGAACTGACTGCTTGGAAGCAAAAGCGAGTGTGAATTACACACCAACACGTGCAGGACTCTGATAtcatcaactgatttaacatacAGTTAATTGGACATCTACTCTCTGTAGAAATGTGACCCACGTGAGACACAGGCAGATCGTATTCATCTACAGAGCCACACAGGTGCATTAGAAGAGGTTAACTGTCTTTTTGATGTTGTTTTCTCTTCACCAAACCGTTTGCTCCAGATGTGTCGTTAGACTTTAGATGACCCACGGTGCAAATGCTTCCCAAACCATGGGTGTCAAATCATATGGTTAGTTTTACCAAGAACTGTTACACTCCTAGTCACTAGTCTTACTTGCTCACTAACACTGGAGATGAGAGTACACACCTGCTTCTTTTGGTGCAGTGGGGATTGTGTTTGAGAACTTCTTCAGCTTGGCAACAAAAAATCCATCCATGTTGTGAGAGTGAGGATAGAATCGGCGAGAAAGTTTGAGAGAGGGATGGAAACGTCGCTCTTTGAATCTGTGGAGAGgagattatattattttttcttgGACTTCAAAATTTCTTACTCTTGCAATTCACTTGAATTAAATttcaataattttaattattgtagAGGTGATTGAAATAAGGCCTCATTACCTGGTGAATCCCTCCTTGCCAAAGTCCAGTGCTGTGGGGACCAGCTTTACATTTCTCTTCTTCAGAGCATAGTCCACCACCCACTCATTCTCTTCTACCTATAGATGAGACAAATCACATCTCCATAAGGAACACGCTACAAAATAAATGAGCAAACCTTTGTGATGGTTGTTGGACAAAAATGCAATCAAACAGGGTTTTTCAAACAAGTCTACAACTCATCTGACTCAGACAATCATCTATCAACCTCTTCCATTTTTCTCCAAATAGAcagttgcacaaaaaaaaaaaaatcaacatataGTAAATGCATAGGTATGAACATATGGCTTTACACAGCTTTTCTTCTCCAAGACAGCAGTCCTTTAAAAGTTTTGCTTCATCACAcctgatttttttttcacattccaTCAGACTTCAGAGCATATCTCACCATAATAGAGCAGGTGCAGTAAATGAGGTATCCACCAGTTGGAGACTCTGCATTTACAGAGTCAATGGCAGACAGAATGAGCTCTTTCTGCAGGTGAGCTGAGCGAAGAATATCAGACTCATcctgagagataaagagagagatatTTTAGATTTCTTAAGTGTAGCTGGTCtgtaaaatgcataaaacactgcAGAATAATGAGGTGTAAACactcaaaaagtaaaaataaaaaaaaaaaaggttattttcagAACAGAATTACCTTGCCAGTTTTCACAGCTGGATCTTTGGCGATGACTCCTGTACCTGAGCAGGGCGCATCTAATAACACTCTGTCGAAACCTCCCATCACCTACCATTCAAGATAAACAATACAGATTTAGACATACAGTGcgttcataaagtattcagatccTTTAATTTTtgtccacattttgttatgttgcagccttatgccaaaatactttaaattattaTGTTACTCCATACCACATAATGTCAAAgcaaaaaaactgttttttgactataaattccattgtaagtgcctcactggaacaaagatttttgcttttttcttttgttttgtaaaagagaaacaagtcgaaataaatttttatggtaatcaacattgattggtcgattgagctaaacttgtattgaacccggaatattcctttaacgtgACATTTTGGTTATTGATTCGTTGTCattatttcatattattattaatcctcatttgttttctaatttttttaatacattatattgtGGTACATcttaatattgtataaataatttttatatttataaattccttCCCTGCCTTCATTTAGTTGGCTAATAGTTCATTTTTTACTTGTTGCTGCATGAACTTTAATGAGGGGTACAGGCGCTCTCTCATGAGGGCAAGAAATTAAAGGAAAGCAGAGAAAGAGcacatgtttctggactctacaggtgctaCTATTGTTTAATCgggagatatttaataaagatgtttgaattacaccACATCTTGTAACTAGATTTATTATTGAGATGTCTATGTCCAGCAGGGACTGAGAAGCTTCCACCATAAATGATAATAAGGACAGTTTCACAGCTCGTGCCGTTTTCCCTTTGCCTTGTCACATGTGAAACGCCACATTAACAGTACGGTACACAAGCTAGTTTTTATATTCGCCATACCTCTTCCACTGCAGTGttcttaactgctgaatcaagtttgttATCTCACAACACTATTCCAGTATTACCCACACTACGTGATGTCATGTCAGTGCTGCTGAAGTCTTAAAGAAACCACATGTTTTTTGTGACATGAGCGATCGGTTTATTTGATTGGTCAAATTACCGATTGAGTCATAGGACGTGAATATCGGTCGGACCATCCCTACTTTCCATTATACTGTACATCTTAGAAATTATAACCTTACatcttgactttgttcacatctAGCTTATGGAAATGCATCACAAAACTGATCCATGAGGCAAAAGTttcattttaaaagaatagttaaccccaaaaatgttttttttgtttgtttgtttgtttgtttgttttaataccaTGCCAGCATTTATGTCTATTTTCATGGCCAAATCcaggttaaaatataaaaacaagaagaagaaaaacaacaacaaaaactctaATGTAATGTAGTGAGAGCAGAACGGACCTTTGGGAATTGTCTGCCATCATAGTTGCATATCACAGTGTTGGTGACACCAAGACGATGGAGGTTTCCCACCACACTCTTCAGTCTGTTTGCGTTTGCATCATTAGCCACAATCACACCTGTGTTCCTCATTAACTGAGCTACAACACACAAATGACATGCACTCCATAACATTTTCTGATGCTTACTGTAACATACTATAATAGAACACATTTTCCTTGATGCCaactaatattatatatataaatatatataaataaatacaaacttaTTTACTGTTAAAAAACCAAGTAGAGATCAACCACATTATAAAACCAGTGGTTGGTATGATTGCTATAGAGAAGCATATGCTCACCTATATATGTGGTTTTGCCTCCTGGAGCTGAACTCATGTCTAGCACTGACTCCCCCTCCTGGGGAGCAAGTGCCATCACAGGCAGCAGAGACGATGCACCTTGCAGCATGTAATGGCCTGCTAAATATTCTGGAGTTGCTCCTGTAAGAAAGAGAGAATTACAATTAATATCAATgaacagcaaaaaaaagaaaaagaaaaaatatgatgtgtgtgatatatatatatatatatatatatatatatatatatatatataatatgacatTGGTACTGACCTATGGGAACAGAAGAGTCATAGATAACCAGCCCAACTTTGGACCATTTCCCTAATGGATCCAGGTTCACTCCTCTGTTAATCAGAGCCTGCGTTAGAAAACAagccattagattactcaaaacATCTGAGGACCAGATCTATCTgacatttgtttaaatattaatttggtaTTAATATTTTGGTACTTCCTTACCTGAGCTAAGTCTCTCCTCCTGGTTTTCAGGGTGTTGGTTCTGATGGTAACCGGCCTCTGAATTTCATTGGCCTCAAGAAAATCAATCAGCTGAAACAAACAACAATcaacacattaaagggatagttcaccaaatcaaaattaattatcttatcatttacttactctcatgccatcccagatgtgtatgactttcttctactgaacaaaaattaagatttttagaagaatatctcagctctgtccttTTTATTAAAGTcttctccatgcccagtaggtggtgatatgaacaaagaagaatgtgaaagtgttgatttatggtaaaaaaaataaaaaaagtccttaaatattgatctgtttctcactcacaacttctgaagacatggattaaaccactgaagtcttatggatttatttgatgctgcctttatgtgcttttgaaccttaaaagttttggtacccatctactttgtgcattatgaagaccaagagagctgagatattcttctaaaatgcttcatttgtgttcagcagaagaaagtcatccacatctgggatggcatgagggtcagtaaataatgaaagaattttcatttttgggtgaacgatcactTTAAGACTACAACAATTTCCAACATCAGATGACTGCTTTCTGGTACAGATATACTGTCAATTCATATAGAGGTGGAGGGTGTGTGGCCATCCAGCCCTTCAGACTTTGACAGATAGTTCCTCTATCCTGTTAGCATAGCCACACACCTTGAGGGGAAGCAGATGGGTGGTActaaaacaggaagtgtctccAGTTTAGGGATTGAAGAGGACTGGTGTATATCTTAATGTTTAACATTCTAATAAAATTAGTTGAGGCCTTGAGTTCAACAGACTTGGAATACAACTGAAGTGCTAAGTTTTCTACTTTGCAAAGGCAATACATCAACACAGACCTCTGAGAGAGGAAAGAGGTCCATGAGTTTCCCAATAAGGAACAAGTTGTAGCTGTAATAGGTGCAGAGATCAGAGCGCAGCAGAGAGAGATACTCTGATCTCTCCTTTCCCTCCTCTCGCTTCTCACTGAAGTGAGACAACACATCAACATTATCTTTGATCCTCTGATGGATGCTCTGCAGGTCCATAGGTAGCAGACCTACAGGAGAGATGTTAGAAGGTTAGAAGACATTTCTAGATGATAAAATTTAAAACACTTAAATGATGAATTCACATGACCTTTCAAGTCACTCTTttttttggagagaaaaaaaaaaatgtccacttgggaaaatgtttctattttgcttttttctatttgaatcatttatttttcattacaaatgatattactagcataacagtttgagtgaaaaatttGTGCAAAACCAGGATGTGAAAAAtcttgcatgtgaattttcacagagcatcttgtgaaagtgctttaatgaaagaaaacctgtctgTTTGTACAAAATTAGTTAACACGGttgatgtcacaaatttgcttatttgattactgatcacattgtgtggaatcttaaatatttcttatattatgtcatatgTTTTTCAAATCACACAAGAGGAATAATCAAAGcacgcaagcaacagcgagagaggagcagtccattttatttatatgaagtttttcacacctgcattacaatctacatcttgatgtaaacaCGCAGCGTGTTtttatcagctgaatgggaggctaaacagtATTAAAGTGTGAGGAGACTCGCGCTGTGCATGCAAGCCATTAGCGCATCACAAGCAGGTCAACTTTTTAGCCCTTTTTGGTGAATCGCTCctccaaaatcctaaaactttatttccaggtttcatttatattttgaatagactcacaatgtgggtttatgtttccTCTTTTAATCATTTAGTGTAATTTTGAATGTGACTGGTTTAAGGAGGGTGAAACTATGCTGGGTTgaaaatctcaaggattaatagtgttttccttattacatcacgtgtggttctgaaagcaaaaagaaacaaacgaAACACGGACTGTGGGCTTTCATTCATGCAGCCTGACCAAAGCAAAGGGCGTATTAACTCACACGAAtaaccgaaagtgaagcgctgcctGCTCATGATGTGAGAATGGCTTGCACgcactgcacgagtctgttgggtatactgcagtcttgtgacatttttattttttgtttagcctcccattcagctcaaaaaaaacatgcagaccatgaagaaggattacatcaagatgtagattggaatgcaggtgctgAATTTATATCTCTCGCCGTTGCTatcgtgccagtgattacccctccatgtgccagcagtgccataggttgccgacccctgctctaTTCCCTCATGCTCATATTTTAGAGCAAAGCAAAACTAAAAActctactatttttttttttttactaattctcaTAACTTTCCCAGGCAGGAAAATCTAAATCTTGAAATTTCCAGAAATGTTCAGGTTTCTATGGGAACCCTGACAAATAGTTTGGTGTGAGGATGTAATATACTTTGACTCACCTTCTTTTTCTCTATCTGCTGCAGCAGGAAGTTTGAATTGGTCCATCTCATTAATATTTGCCTGAACGGtatcctcctcctctcctcttcctcctcctctatTTCTTTAACACTCATTTCCTTCtcttcatcatcgtcatcatcatcactgTCTTGTTTCAtggtttgcttttgttttttctgttttctagCAGCTCTCTCTATAGGCAGAAGCTGGAACAAAGAATGATTGGGTCACAAATAAGGTATCAGTTATGGTTGGAATTGAATACAATCTAAATAATTACTGATTTCAgcataatatacaatatattctgcatattattctttaaacagtATGTAGTATGTAATGCCTGGTTATTATTTGGTTAGTTCTGCCGAATaatttcaaaattatttaattttgttttaaagaaaatcgTCTTAACTCTTGGTAGTCCAGTCAAATAATGGGTCAAGGGAGAGAGGTCATAAGTACATATCTTTCTGGAATCCATTTTTTCTACAGTGTGGATTGAGTACTGCACATTTGGTCAAATGTAGTAGGTCACCCATGCATATAAACAATCAATGcatagtatttgtgtgtgtgtgtatgtatatatgtatacacacacacacacacgcacatatattcTTGATAATGCAGAAATGGTAAGAATAGAGGGCATGTATTAAATTctgaacatttaaagggatagttcacccaaaaatgaaaatcttttaCACACCCCCATGTAATGCCATATGTGTATGAATTTCAATACACTGCTTAGCACgaacaaagattattagaagaatatttcagctctgtagatccatacaatgcaagtgaatggtgatcagacatttgtaactccaaaaatcacataaacgaaacttaaaagtaacccatatgacttaagtggttaaatctatatcttctgaagcgatatattAGGTGTGAatgaaaaacagaacaatatttaaatccttttttactcaaaagtcacatgtggtgcctgtttagtttcattttCAATGTGAAAAGTGGAGAGTTATAgcacaaaaggacttaaatattgtacaACCACACCAATAATATCACTTCTAAATATATAGATTCAACCACtaaagtcttatgggttacttttattttgcatttatgtgtattttggagtttcaaatgtgtggacaccattcacttgcattgtatggacctgcagatctgagatattcttctaaaaatctttgtttgtgttctgatttgctgttgttaaattgtattatgtagaTAAGCATTCATATTGGTCATCCTGCTCTTAAGGTATCGGTCATTGCAAAACCCCTCTTGGTGAACCTCTAAACAAGATTTCCCATGTACAAAAAGTCTGTTGCATTTGTTGAAAAACTACCTCTTCTCCATCACTGTCTTCTTTATCCTTTTCTTTCTCCTCATCCCCTTCATCAGCACCATAATCATCAaccatatcatcatcatcatcatcatctacatcctccaatttttttttgtcagggccctcttcttcatcatcataatcatcttCATTTTCCCAGTTGCTGTCACTGTCTTCATCATCTTCTGATTGATCAAGCTTTCGTTTTCTCTGTGCAGGTTTCAGCCATTCACTGTTCTCATCTGTGAATCCtgcaagaaataaataaaaataatgatatatatatttattagggctgccgatttaacgcgttaattcagtgtgattaattttacaaaaaaataacacgttaaaaaaaaaagtatgcaattaatcgcatgcccacgaaccataataaggaagattcctgagaaatgcaagcttgtagtaccacctgtttactccagagggcagtaagtgtaatttcagctgtatgagcaacgtgcagtttatacagtgaagaaaacaacacttcagtaggcacaacacaaacatgcattacgttcttgcgttcaaaacacttgaaggagcgcaaatgtgatctaagggatctcaagatgcatttaaagattgagtattcaattatatttaacttgacacagtgacctaaacattttatgtttatgacacaacacaccagagacgtctgacgcaggtgtaaattgacgggctcttaaacaagccctcgtaataaacctccaactgattgacaaattcacttgtgaaatggattgctgtgaactgtatgccaatgatcgac
This genomic window contains:
- the LOC127655964 gene encoding LOW QUALITY PROTEIN: probable 28S rRNA (cytosine-C(5))-methyltransferase (The sequence of the model RefSeq protein was modified relative to this genomic sequence to represent the inferred CDS: inserted 1 base in 1 codon) → MGRKLDPTNKVKRGPGRKSRKQKGAETELTNFLEDDDGPKRLSSRARKRAVKRAQVPKESIKEEQPKKGFTDENSEWLKPAQRKRKLDQSEDDEDSDSNWENEDDYDDEEEGPDKKKLEDVDDDDDDDMVDDYGADEGDEEKEKDKEDSDGEELLPIERAARKQKKQKQTMKQDSDDDDDDEEKEMSVKEIEEEEEEXEEDTVQANINEMDQFKLPAAADREKEGLLPMDLQSIHQRIKDNVDVLSHFSEKREEGKERSEYLSLLRSDLCTYYSYNLFLIGKLMDLFPLSELIDFLEANEIQRPVTIRTNTLKTRRRDLAQALINRGVNLDPLGKWSKVGLVIYDSSVPIGATPEYLAGHYMLQGASSLLPVMALAPQEGESVLDMSSAPGGKTTYIAQLMRNTGVIVANDANANRLKSVVGNLHRLGVTNTVICNYDGRQFPKVMGGFDRVLLDAPCSGTGVIAKDPAVKTGKDESDILRSAHLQKELILSAIDSVNAESPTGGYLIYCTCSIMVEENEWVVDYALKKRNVKLVPTALDFGKEGFTRFKERRFHPSLKLSRRFYPHSHNMDGFFVAKLKKFSNTIPTAPKEADNEVESTKMETTASSVKMQKPESMEQKSTLTVKTPSSKKQKLKQKKSKPPIMGKKTGIKPFSTKSEGPKKAKIAKFEGEASKSEKFNKKQVKEVNGNAKKEVVKEKKGGSQFEKKKQMKKKNRKNKFKKLKKKLGQPESGQ